The following proteins come from a genomic window of Rhodohalobacter sp. 614A:
- a CDS encoding YfhO family protein — protein MAKKKGKASEPSPDFWESLSPGKQHLLALLFLFLLPLFLHYSTILGGQQYMGTDVIQWRAGAESIIEYREDTGNVAHWVTNMFSGMPANTISHPPKVMNLDNTLIRSLDFIYPAVQMWILLAGAYLMFILLGNRPLSAVFGAIIIGFTTYVALIIGAGHKAKFVAYVYIPWLYVGYLMLTRSKWNQWLSFFIFALALTLHLRAYHPQITYYFLFPLGTLFIYDWVKAIQADESKKYLKYTGWLVAAGLVAILITFQMYWSTIEYSPYSMRGGTAAAGTDGLARNYAFGWSQGWGELLTLLIPGSYGGSQFYWGPKSFTSGPHYFGALAFLFFVVGCMKSNNKLKYVFLGPGIAALLFSLGENFGLLNNLMFEYFPLFDKFRVPETWLIMALFCFSVISVFGIDWLIGEIKNPHGKSEWKTPLFVATGIAVVAVLITLQFLRFEKPGERQQFAQRLAIQNGISMDDPRISQTVSNLIQTRLIPERKDMAQKDAFRFVLIFVVGGVIIWAMGTRKIPVSAGAISLCLILGYDLIGVDSRYMNEGSLVDQNFDPADVIEQRERELDRFLVENIGSGEGWEYRVFPILDDPFNNAVPAYFYPSVGGYSGAKLGYYHDMIEGYFREFIGKLYSAQGASINSGVLDMLNVKYVTFPQPFSAPGFENVFPTDVGVVMENMNVLPKAFFVDSLVVLDDQTQALAQLSARNFNPAEVAYVTEQPSLEIQQDSMATATVTEYNPNHISVDISRSTPGFMVLSEIWYPEGWTAALNGKEINMYRTNYILRGFEIPAGDHTFEMTLEPAWYTTGTWIARFGNLLLFAAGGFGLFLVFRKGEK, from the coding sequence ATGGCAAAAAAAAAGGGAAAAGCGTCGGAGCCGTCACCGGATTTTTGGGAATCTCTTTCACCAGGTAAGCAGCATCTGCTCGCTTTGCTGTTTCTTTTTTTACTGCCACTCTTTTTACATTATTCTACTATTCTCGGCGGCCAGCAATATATGGGCACCGACGTTATTCAGTGGCGGGCCGGTGCGGAATCCATCATTGAATACAGGGAAGATACCGGTAACGTAGCGCACTGGGTAACCAACATGTTTTCCGGAATGCCTGCCAATACCATTTCCCATCCGCCGAAGGTGATGAATCTGGATAACACACTCATCCGTTCATTGGATTTTATTTATCCGGCAGTTCAGATGTGGATTCTTCTTGCCGGCGCCTATTTGATGTTTATTTTGCTGGGAAACCGGCCACTTTCCGCAGTTTTTGGGGCAATCATCATTGGATTTACAACGTATGTTGCACTCATTATCGGAGCGGGCCATAAAGCCAAATTTGTAGCTTATGTTTATATACCCTGGCTTTATGTTGGGTACCTGATGCTAACCCGTTCGAAATGGAATCAGTGGCTTTCTTTCTTTATTTTTGCACTTGCACTAACGCTTCACCTCCGGGCGTATCATCCCCAGATCACCTACTATTTCCTCTTTCCACTCGGCACCCTTTTTATTTATGATTGGGTAAAAGCCATTCAGGCAGATGAATCAAAAAAATACCTGAAATATACCGGATGGCTGGTTGCAGCCGGCCTTGTTGCTATCCTGATTACATTCCAGATGTACTGGAGCACAATTGAATATTCTCCTTACAGCATGCGTGGAGGAACAGCGGCTGCCGGTACGGATGGACTGGCACGAAATTATGCTTTTGGCTGGTCTCAGGGCTGGGGCGAGCTTCTGACATTGTTGATTCCCGGTTCTTACGGAGGTTCACAATTTTACTGGGGACCCAAGTCATTTACCAGTGGTCCGCACTATTTCGGCGCTTTGGCATTTCTGTTTTTTGTGGTTGGTTGCATGAAATCAAACAACAAACTAAAATATGTTTTTCTTGGGCCGGGTATTGCCGCGCTGCTTTTTTCTCTTGGCGAAAATTTTGGATTACTGAACAACCTGATGTTCGAATATTTTCCTCTTTTCGACAAATTCCGTGTGCCCGAAACGTGGCTCATCATGGCGCTATTTTGCTTTTCCGTTATTTCAGTTTTTGGAATCGACTGGCTGATTGGTGAGATAAAGAATCCGCACGGAAAAAGTGAATGGAAAACACCTCTTTTTGTAGCCACCGGAATTGCCGTGGTTGCCGTGCTTATTACGTTACAATTTTTGCGTTTTGAAAAACCCGGAGAGCGCCAGCAATTTGCCCAAAGGCTTGCCATTCAGAATGGTATTTCAATGGATGACCCAAGAATTTCGCAAACCGTCTCAAACCTTATTCAGACACGCCTGATTCCCGAACGAAAAGATATGGCACAAAAAGATGCATTTCGATTCGTGCTGATCTTTGTTGTGGGCGGAGTAATTATCTGGGCCATGGGGACTCGAAAAATTCCGGTATCAGCCGGGGCTATTTCACTCTGTTTGATTCTTGGATATGATTTGATCGGTGTGGATTCACGTTACATGAATGAAGGCTCACTTGTGGATCAAAATTTTGATCCTGCGGATGTTATAGAGCAGCGGGAACGGGAGCTGGATCGGTTTTTAGTGGAAAATATCGGATCCGGGGAAGGCTGGGAATATCGTGTTTTTCCAATTCTGGATGATCCCTTCAATAATGCTGTTCCGGCTTATTTTTATCCGTCTGTCGGGGGATACTCAGGGGCCAAACTCGGCTATTACCACGATATGATTGAGGGCTATTTCCGTGAATTTATTGGCAAACTGTATTCGGCACAGGGAGCGTCCATCAATTCCGGCGTTCTCGACATGCTTAATGTGAAGTATGTAACCTTTCCGCAGCCGTTCTCTGCACCGGGTTTTGAGAATGTGTTTCCCACAGATGTTGGGGTTGTAATGGAGAACATGAATGTGCTGCCAAAAGCATTTTTCGTGGATTCTTTGGTGGTACTGGATGATCAGACACAGGCTTTGGCTCAGCTTTCAGCCCGGAATTTTAATCCGGCTGAAGTTGCTTATGTAACAGAGCAACCTTCCCTGGAAATTCAGCAGGATTCAATGGCAACTGCCACTGTTACGGAATACAATCCCAATCATATTTCAGTTGATATTTCCAGGTCAACGCCCGGATTTATGGTATTGAGCGAAATATGGTATCCGGAGGGGTGGACGGCAGCTCTCAACGGCAAAGAAATCAACATGTACCGAACTAATTACATTTTACGGGGTTTTGAGATTCCCGCCGGAGATCACACTTTTGAAATGACTCTTGAACCGGCATGGTATACAACCGGAACCTGGATTGCACGTTTTGGAAACCTGCTGTTATTTGCTGCCGGAGGTTTTGGGCTTTTCTTGGTTTTCAGGAAAGGGGAAAAGTGA
- the gatC gene encoding Asp-tRNA(Asn)/Glu-tRNA(Gln) amidotransferase subunit GatC, giving the protein MSVTKDDVQYVANLARLQLGDDEAEGLKEDMNKILGYIDQLNELDTTDVAPLEHVTEITASKFRKDQAKEPLSHEDALKNAPDADSDYFRVPRVIE; this is encoded by the coding sequence ATGTCCGTAACTAAAGATGATGTTCAATACGTAGCCAACCTCGCACGCCTGCAATTAGGTGATGATGAAGCCGAAGGTTTAAAAGAGGATATGAATAAAATTTTGGGCTATATCGATCAGTTGAATGAGTTAGATACAACCGATGTAGCCCCGTTGGAGCATGTGACCGAAATTACGGCGAGTAAGTTCCGGAAGGATCAGGCAAAAGAACCTCTCAGCCACGAAGATGCCCTTAAAAATGCACCGGATGCCGATTCTGATTATTTCCGTGTTCCAAGAGTGATCGAATAA
- a CDS encoding glycosyltransferase family 2 protein, producing MKSEPFVSAIITTKNRADLLPRALDSVLNQTYPNLGVIVVDDGSDDDTPQIIERYQEKHSIICIRNEQSLGANKARNAGIEKAKGEFVAGLDDDDEWHPERISLLLKNYDDSYACITSFDRIISSNRSVVWRKKLKVTLEDLLFSNHVGNQVLVKRERVLQVGGFDESLAAGQDYDLWIRLCEKFGPIKIVQEPLQNIYQENFKGRISNPKTQLDGYLSVYQKHKIKMNRDQKKYHLYNIRLAQGKVSSIFEVMGWVPKNRVFKEMKRWVANRYLINR from the coding sequence ATGAAATCCGAACCATTTGTTTCCGCAATCATTACTACAAAAAACAGGGCGGATCTTCTGCCGAGGGCGCTGGATTCTGTCCTGAATCAAACCTATCCAAACCTAGGGGTTATTGTGGTTGATGACGGTTCAGATGACGACACTCCTCAAATTATCGAACGGTATCAGGAAAAGCATTCTATCATTTGTATCAGAAATGAACAGTCTTTGGGAGCCAACAAAGCCAGGAATGCAGGAATCGAAAAGGCGAAGGGAGAATTTGTAGCCGGACTTGACGACGACGATGAATGGCACCCCGAACGTATTTCGCTTCTGTTGAAAAATTATGATGATTCTTATGCGTGTATTACATCTTTTGACCGAATCATTTCTTCAAACCGATCAGTAGTTTGGCGTAAGAAATTGAAGGTTACGTTAGAGGATTTGTTGTTTTCAAATCATGTTGGAAACCAGGTTCTCGTTAAAAGGGAAAGAGTGCTGCAAGTTGGCGGATTTGATGAATCGCTTGCGGCCGGCCAGGATTACGATCTGTGGATCCGCTTGTGTGAGAAGTTCGGTCCGATTAAAATCGTGCAAGAGCCATTGCAAAATATTTACCAGGAAAATTTTAAAGGAAGAATATCAAATCCCAAAACTCAGCTTGATGGTTATCTTTCTGTATACCAAAAACATAAAATCAAGATGAACCGGGATCAGAAAAAATATCATCTTTACAACATTCGGCTGGCCCAGGGAAAAGTATCCTCCATTTTTGAAGTGATGGGTTGGGTGCCCAAAAACAGAGTCTTCAAAGAGATGAAACGCTGGGTTGCCAACCGCTATTTAATCAACAGATAA
- a CDS encoding glycosyltransferase → MKPSVAHFSLYYFELSENWIHTQIKYSKEWNPTVFTNHTKNLDSVDWSPPIYNRSQELSLPVRLADSIAMKLIGYYPSFYSHLNKENFQLIHAHFGPMGYLCSGIAKRLNIPLITTFYGYDASLLPNEKPQWKSNYRKLFERGSRFLVEGPAMGKKLEALGCPPEKIVVQHLGVEINKYKPKEDYPATENLRLLMVGRFVEKKGFIYGLRAFHQFLKKGGNGILTIYGDSNGTKESEQVKGELLQYVKDHGLQESVFLPGLIPLEKLQEEYHHHDIFLAPSVLSTDGDDEGGAPVTIIEASASGLPIIGSRHCDISEVVVDEKTGLLADEKDVETLSEHLVRLHQNPELQKNLGKSGVVHIQEHFDAFKQGKVLSSIYRDCINNEERS, encoded by the coding sequence ATGAAACCATCTGTCGCTCACTTTTCACTCTATTATTTTGAACTCAGCGAAAACTGGATTCACACCCAGATTAAATATTCGAAAGAATGGAATCCAACAGTCTTTACAAATCATACCAAAAATTTGGACTCCGTTGATTGGTCGCCACCGATTTATAATCGCAGCCAGGAACTGTCCCTCCCCGTCCGGCTGGCCGACAGCATCGCCATGAAACTGATTGGTTATTATCCCAGTTTTTATTCGCACTTAAACAAAGAGAACTTTCAACTTATCCATGCGCATTTTGGCCCCATGGGATATTTGTGTTCTGGAATAGCGAAACGTCTGAATATCCCTTTAATCACAACTTTTTATGGGTATGATGCATCGCTTCTCCCGAATGAAAAGCCGCAATGGAAATCCAATTACAGAAAACTTTTTGAGCGTGGAAGCCGATTTCTGGTAGAAGGACCGGCAATGGGAAAAAAGCTGGAAGCATTGGGCTGTCCGCCAGAAAAAATTGTGGTTCAACATCTTGGCGTCGAAATCAACAAGTATAAACCAAAAGAGGACTACCCGGCGACTGAAAATTTACGGCTGTTAATGGTCGGACGGTTTGTTGAAAAAAAAGGATTTATTTATGGTCTCCGGGCATTTCACCAATTCCTAAAAAAAGGAGGGAATGGGATTTTAACCATCTATGGAGACAGTAACGGCACAAAAGAATCAGAACAGGTAAAAGGTGAATTGCTCCAATATGTAAAGGATCATGGATTGCAGGAATCCGTTTTTCTTCCGGGTTTGATTCCGCTTGAGAAACTACAGGAAGAGTATCACCATCACGATATTTTCCTGGCCCCGAGTGTTTTATCTACAGACGGAGATGATGAAGGCGGTGCACCGGTGACGATTATTGAAGCAAGTGCTTCGGGATTGCCGATCATAGGAAGCCGCCACTGTGACATTTCTGAAGTTGTAGTTGATGAAAAAACAGGTCTTCTTGCTGATGAGAAAGATGTTGAAACATTATCCGAACACTTGGTTCGGCTCCATCAAAATCCGGAACTTCAAAAGAATCTTGGGAAGAGTGGTGTAGTTCATATCCAGGAACATTTTGATGCTTTTAAACAAGGCAAAGTTTTATCCTCCATTTATCGTGATTGTATAAACAACGAAGAACGATCATGA
- a CDS encoding sulfotransferase, protein MIYILGTERSASTWVANILDHHPRLDVCMEPLSSYNSRFKNWPDRFTKMDHPGKKAAEFECEFEILRKHRRFLFTRFSDSHFAWKTDLNWAQFLARKNIAPDAVSDFLELNFHRKNRSITVKKKEPLQTVIKEVRLNFNASLISAMDKNPRVIVTIREMASCIRSISNFIDEGSLTDLKKDLQAHYGSITPQTLCNYWFESYSVLLDSLENHQIPYKIVSHTELLKNPRAVTEEIFRFLDISVEPDIIKFLETSDRSGSGKHSTERSSDQLLEQIINDRKRMYPLLSKELDTIQNHPVLRKFAGGL, encoded by the coding sequence ATGATCTACATTTTAGGAACAGAACGCTCTGCATCCACGTGGGTGGCCAACATTCTTGATCACCATCCCCGACTGGATGTATGTATGGAGCCGCTGTCTTCCTATAATTCCCGGTTTAAAAACTGGCCGGATCGTTTTACAAAAATGGATCATCCCGGGAAAAAAGCCGCTGAATTTGAGTGTGAGTTTGAAATACTCAGGAAACATCGCAGGTTTTTATTCACACGATTCTCGGATTCTCACTTTGCATGGAAAACAGATCTGAATTGGGCTCAGTTTTTAGCCAGAAAAAATATCGCACCAGATGCTGTTTCAGATTTCCTTGAACTGAATTTCCACCGAAAAAACCGATCAATAACGGTTAAGAAAAAGGAACCACTACAAACCGTCATCAAAGAAGTACGTTTGAATTTCAACGCTTCATTGATTTCGGCAATGGATAAAAATCCCAGGGTGATTGTAACGATACGGGAAATGGCGTCCTGTATACGTTCAATATCAAACTTCATTGACGAGGGAAGTTTGACGGATCTGAAGAAAGATCTTCAGGCTCATTACGGTTCAATAACCCCGCAAACGTTATGCAATTATTGGTTTGAAAGTTACTCGGTTTTACTGGATTCTCTTGAAAATCACCAAATTCCATATAAAATTGTGAGTCATACAGAGTTGCTCAAAAATCCGCGTGCAGTGACAGAAGAGATTTTTCGTTTCCTGGATATTTCTGTTGAACCTGATATTATTAAATTCCTGGAAACCTCTGATAGATCCGGATCCGGGAAACATTCCACAGAACGTAGCAGTGATCAACTTTTGGAACAAATCATAAATGACCGGAAGCGCATGTATCCGCTTTTGAGTAAAGAACTGGATACCATTCAGAACCATCCTGTTTTGAGAAAATTTGCCGGAGGTTTATGA
- a CDS encoding metallophosphoesterase: MGICSDSHDHVENIKKAVSFFKEREVERVIHAGDYCSPFTIPLFEGLNLHGVFGNNDGDKFLLMKKFDEIGASLYGDFFSFEADNVKFAVYHGTYPEITQSLELCGKYDVVISGHTHEPKLDTIEDTISINPGSVNGFDGDAMVAIFNTETRKVQFKELG, from the coding sequence ATGGGAATTTGTTCAGATTCACACGACCATGTTGAGAACATCAAAAAGGCAGTATCGTTTTTCAAGGAAAGAGAGGTAGAACGCGTGATTCATGCCGGCGATTATTGCAGCCCGTTCACCATACCACTATTTGAAGGACTGAATCTTCATGGTGTGTTTGGGAATAACGATGGCGACAAATTCCTTTTGATGAAAAAGTTTGATGAAATTGGAGCATCACTTTATGGCGATTTCTTCAGCTTTGAAGCTGATAATGTGAAGTTTGCCGTCTACCACGGAACCTACCCGGAAATTACCCAAAGCCTGGAGCTATGTGGAAAATATGATGTGGTGATATCCGGCCACACCCACGAACCAAAACTGGACACCATTGAAGATACAATTTCCATCAATCCGGGAAGCGTAAACGGGTTCGACGGCGATGCAATGGTTGCAATTTTCAATACGGAGACCCGAAAAGTTCAATTTA